The sequence GGTGGAATGGCTGTGGTCAGCGTGTTGTTGATCGTGGTGGTCATCGCGCTGTTGGCCGTGACGCTGATGGCCCGCCAGACGACAACGATTCGCGCAGCCCAGACAGAGCAAAACCGCGTAAAAGCCCATTGGCTGCTGCACGGTGAACTGAGCCGGGTGCAAGCCCTGCTGCGCACCGAAGCGCAGCGCACACCGCTCACACAGCGCGATGGCGCCTGGGCACGCCCTGTCGCGGGCATTGTGGTGGGTGAGATAGCGGGCGAGCCTGCACGCGCCTTTATCGAGGTCACCGACGAACAATCCAAGTTCAATCTGCGCAACCTGGTGGATGCCGGCCAGATCGACCTGCGCGAGCTAGAGGTGTTTCAGCGGCTGTGCGCCCTGCTCGGGGTGCCGGACGAGCAGGCATCACGGATTGCAAGGCGTGTGGTCCTGAGTTCGCTCGAAGCGGACCGGGAGACCACAGCCCCCCCATCCCCTGACCCTGAACAAGCAAAAGCCGCACTTGCCGCCGCGCAGCAATTGGGGCTTGCGCCCCTGGGCCATCGCGACCAGGCCCCCAGATTGCGTGACGTCTTCAACTTGCTTGCCGTGCCAGGTATTGACGCCGCCAGCGTGGCCCGGCTGAGTCCCCACATCACCATCTTGCCGCAGCGCACCTGGATCAATGCCAATACGGCTGGGCCGGAGGTGCTGGCCGCCTGGGTGCCAGGACTTTCCGTAGGCCGCGCGCAAACCTTGCTGGAGGCCCGCGACCACGGCCAGTGGTTCATCAATCGCGGCGATTTCACCAACCGGCTGCAAATGCCGGAGATCGAAGAAGCCGACATCCTCATCGGAATCACCAGCCAGTGGTTCCGCATGTCTGGCGCCTTGCGGACCCCGCACACAACGCTGCTGCTCCAGGGGCTGCTGCACGACGACAAAAAATCCCTGCCACAGGTGGTGTGGCTGCGGGAGGGTGCATGAGCGCTAGCAAAGTCGATTTGCTGCGGCTGGTCTTGCCGCCTTCCCATGCCTATGGCGGCGCTGCGATCCGCTGCGCCTGGCGCTTACCCGGAGGGCAATGGCACAGCGCGCTATTCGATGACTTGGGCGCAATCGCCGCACGCTACCTAGCCGGTCGCTTGGAAATCTGCCCCCATCCCAGCGATGTCTCGGTGACCGAGGCCGATCTGCCACCGCTGCCCCCCAAGCGCCTGCGCCTGGCAGTCCGCGGCGTGGTCGAGCTCTTGGCCCTGCTCCCACCTGACGAGCTGGCCATCGCCTTCGGCCCCCGCAGCGGCGCCGGCAAGGTGCCGGTCGCCTGGATGTCGGCGCAATGCCTGGCCCAAGCGCTGCACGCACTCCAGCAGCATGGTCTTCGTGCCGATGCGGTCTTGCCGCCACCGGCCTTTCTCCCTTCGCCAGACGGTGGCGACCCGGGCCATGCCGCCACCGCCATCGTCATCGACGATTGGGTGATCATGCGCACCGGCCCGAACGATGGCGCCCTCCACCCCCTGCCCATGCAGTGCAGTGCAGCCGAGCAGCTCGCACTCCGACTGCAGCCGCTACTGCCTCCCGCTGGCCAGATCCAATGGCTGTGTGAAACCGGCGTTGCCGATAAAGCAGACCCTGTGCCCTGGAGCGGTGCCGGCTGGGGATGGACATTGCCCCAAGCCCATTCCGGCACGCCATCTTCCGGATTTGCAGGGCTTCGTCCCGCGCTGGCCTGGGGCGCCGCAGCGCTGGCGGTGTGGTTGACCGGTCTCAACCTCCATGCGCTGCGTGTCGCGGCAGAGGGGCAGGCCTTGAAGCAGCAAATGGCTGCCCAGGTCAAAGCGGCATTTCCCGAGCTGCCCATCGTCCTCGACCCCTTGCAGCAGGCGCGCCAGTTGCGCGATGCACGCAAGGCCGGAACGGCAAGCACGGCCACACCGGACTTCAGCACATTGCTTCGGGCATCTACCGCCTTGCTGACGCAGTCCGCAGGCCAGGTCCAGCGCGTGGACTACCGTGACGGCCAGGTCGAAATCCGTTGGCGCGATGGGGCAATGCTCAGGGCGGCCGAGCTCGAGGCCCTGCAAGGCAAGGCCGGAGAAAGAGGCTTGGTGCTGGAGTCGGATGCCACGGCCGTTCGCCTGCGCGTCAACGCGGAAAAATCTGGCAAGTCCAAAACACGCCCCTCCCCGGAGCCTGCTTCATGACCAGGTGGCAGGACAGGCTTCGCACCCGACACATCTCCCCCCTGATGCACAACGCTCTCTCCAGCCTGGGTAGGCTTGCAACGCGCTGGCGTTCCCAGCTGCAGCCACTCCAGCAGCAAACCATCAGCCGCTGGCGTGGCCTGAGCGCGCGTGAGCGCCAGCAGATGAGGCTGATGGCTGGCGTGCTGGCCGGCGCACTCATCTGGTTTTTGCTCATGCGGCCGGCACTCCACACCTTGCGCTACTGGGGCAGCGAGCTGCCACGGCTGCGCGCGCAATCCACCGCCCTCCAGGAAGTCCTGGCCGAGGTCGGCGGACCACGGATGGCCCAGGACACAGCACCCGCCACGCCCGCCCAGCGCATCGCACACAGCCTTGATCAAGCCGGGCTGGCCGGCAGCTATCGCGTGGCCGAAGCCGACAAGGCACTGCACATCACTTTCGAAAAAGCGGTGGACGCATCCCGGCTGGCGACCTGGCTGCTCCATGCACCGGCAGCGCTGGAGCTGGCGGTTCAGCACGTCACGCTGGAGCGCATTGCAAGCAGCGCCTCCGCAACGCAGGACACCCTGGTGCAGGCCTCTGTGAGCCTGGCACCACAAACAAGAGACAACATATGAATTCCATCGGAGTCGGAGCAGACCAAGGCCTCAAACGGTGTGCGCTGGCGTACTGCCTTTTTCTTGCAGGCTGTGCCAGCACTGGGCCTGACGCACCACTCTTTCGGGAGGGGACCTATGTGCCCAGCTCCGGCAACGCGGCAGACACGGCATCAGCGGCCCAGCAGCCTTCGCCAGCCACGGCAATGCCCGTGGCAGATGCAACGCTGGGCCGAGGCGAGCGGGTGGTCCGTCCTCTGGCCAGCAGCCGGGCGGGCGGCAAGCACAGCACCACGCCCCCACCGCGCGAAGGCGATGAAGAGCGGGTGGTGCTGAACTTCCAGCAGGCCGATATCCATGCCGTCATCGGTGCGCTCTCGCGCTTCCTGAGGCGCAATTTCCTGATGGACCCGCGCGTCAAAGGCCAGATCGACCTGGTCTCCGACGGCCCCATAGGCGCCAAGACGGGCTATGACATGCTGGTCTCCGCACTGCGCATGCGTGGCTTCACCATCGTGGAGGTCGGCAACGTCAGCCGCGTGGTGCCGGTGGCCGACGCCAAGGTGCAAGGCGGCGCAGTCAACGACCCGCATACAGCCAGCGGCATCGCGACCCGCACCTTCCGCCTCGCCTATGAAAATGCCGACACCCTGGTCCCGGTGCTCAGGCCCATGATCGCGCCGGAAAACAGCATCGCCGCCTATGCCTCCAACAACACCATCGTCATCACCGACTACGTAGACAACCTCGAGCGCATCGCCAGCCTCATTGAAAGCATAGACACCCCGGCCTCGCTCAACACCGAAATGGTGAAGATCTACAACGGCGTGGCCGTCGACATCGCAGGTCTGGCCAATGACGTGCTGCAGCAGCAAAGCGGCGGCGGCAGCGGCGGGGGAGCCAGTGGCGGCAGTGCACGCCATGACATCATGGTCGTCGCCGATCCCCGCTCCAACAGCATCCTCATCCGCTCCAGCAGCCCATCGCGCACGGCACTGGCACGCGACCTGGTTCTCAAGCTCGACAACGCCCAGGATGACCCTGGCAACCTGTATGTGGTCTACCTGCGCAACGCG comes from Comamonas sp. GB3 AK4-5 and encodes:
- the gspK gene encoding type II secretion system minor pseudopilin GspK, producing MAVVSVLLIVVVIALLAVTLMARQTTTIRAAQTEQNRVKAHWLLHGELSRVQALLRTEAQRTPLTQRDGAWARPVAGIVVGEIAGEPARAFIEVTDEQSKFNLRNLVDAGQIDLRELEVFQRLCALLGVPDEQASRIARRVVLSSLEADRETTAPPSPDPEQAKAALAAAQQLGLAPLGHRDQAPRLRDVFNLLAVPGIDAASVARLSPHITILPQRTWINANTAGPEVLAAWVPGLSVGRAQTLLEARDHGQWFINRGDFTNRLQMPEIEEADILIGITSQWFRMSGALRTPHTTLLLQGLLHDDKKSLPQVVWLREGA
- the gspL gene encoding type II secretion system protein GspL gives rise to the protein MSASKVDLLRLVLPPSHAYGGAAIRCAWRLPGGQWHSALFDDLGAIAARYLAGRLEICPHPSDVSVTEADLPPLPPKRLRLAVRGVVELLALLPPDELAIAFGPRSGAGKVPVAWMSAQCLAQALHALQQHGLRADAVLPPPAFLPSPDGGDPGHAATAIVIDDWVIMRTGPNDGALHPLPMQCSAAEQLALRLQPLLPPAGQIQWLCETGVADKADPVPWSGAGWGWTLPQAHSGTPSSGFAGLRPALAWGAAALAVWLTGLNLHALRVAAEGQALKQQMAAQVKAAFPELPIVLDPLQQARQLRDARKAGTASTATPDFSTLLRASTALLTQSAGQVQRVDYRDGQVEIRWRDGAMLRAAELEALQGKAGERGLVLESDATAVRLRVNAEKSGKSKTRPSPEPAS
- the gspM gene encoding type II secretion system protein GspM; protein product: MHNALSSLGRLATRWRSQLQPLQQQTISRWRGLSARERQQMRLMAGVLAGALIWFLLMRPALHTLRYWGSELPRLRAQSTALQEVLAEVGGPRMAQDTAPATPAQRIAHSLDQAGLAGSYRVAEADKALHITFEKAVDASRLATWLLHAPAALELAVQHVTLERIASSASATQDTLVQASVSLAPQTRDNI